One Armatimonadota bacterium genomic region harbors:
- a CDS encoding M3 family oligoendopeptidase: MSVATVDPRKTFPRRFVPTDANMGDWAHIEPLFRELLDRKIDSSAALQRWLEDLSELQSAVAEEGSRRYVAMTQQTDDPQREQAYLHFVREIRPRLEPMVFALKKKYLATPHRHGLPQDRYFVFDRDTANDVELFREENIPLHVREAELQQQYQKITGGMTVHYRGEERTLQQMARFLEEPDRSVRQEAWERIVGRRLQEREAIEAIYEQLLSLRQQIARNAGFTNYLDYGFRAKGRWDYTPEDCERFHAAVAEHVVPVVQRLYEERRARLGLDALRPWDLDVDPLGRSPLRPFEHAGELVEKCERVFARVTPALGEQFRFMVERDLLDLDSRKGKAPGGYQATMHERRWPFIFMNAVGRDGDVRTIVHEGGHAFHALAAREEPLLKYRHAPLEFAEVASMGMEVLALPHLEVFYPDPDDARRARRDFFEGVVRLMPWIAIVDAFQHWIYTHPEHTRDERRAKWLELSRRFRPGIDWSGYEEAEAHAWHAQLHIFLHPLYYIEYGIAQLGALQLWLASRDDYAGAVRRYRAALALGGSRPLPDLFAAAGLRFAMDAGVVAPLAAALGEELRELS, from the coding sequence ATGAGCGTAGCGACCGTCGATCCGCGCAAGACCTTCCCGCGCCGGTTCGTGCCCACCGACGCGAACATGGGCGACTGGGCGCACATCGAGCCGCTGTTCCGGGAACTGCTGGACCGGAAGATCGACTCGTCGGCGGCCCTGCAGCGGTGGCTGGAAGACCTGAGCGAACTGCAGTCCGCCGTCGCCGAGGAAGGGAGCCGACGGTACGTGGCGATGACCCAGCAGACGGACGATCCGCAGCGCGAGCAGGCCTACCTGCACTTCGTCCGCGAGATCCGGCCCAGACTGGAACCGATGGTCTTCGCGCTCAAGAAGAAGTACCTGGCGACCCCACACCGCCACGGGCTGCCGCAGGACCGCTACTTCGTCTTCGACCGCGACACGGCCAACGACGTCGAGCTCTTCCGCGAAGAGAACATCCCGCTGCACGTCCGGGAGGCCGAGCTCCAGCAGCAGTACCAGAAGATCACCGGGGGCATGACGGTTCACTACCGCGGCGAGGAGCGCACGCTCCAGCAGATGGCGCGGTTTTTGGAAGAGCCGGACCGATCGGTGCGGCAGGAAGCCTGGGAACGCATCGTCGGCCGCCGCCTGCAGGAGCGCGAGGCGATCGAGGCCATCTACGAGCAACTCCTCTCGCTGCGCCAGCAGATCGCCCGCAACGCCGGCTTCACCAACTACCTCGACTACGGGTTCCGCGCCAAGGGCCGGTGGGACTACACCCCGGAGGACTGCGAGCGGTTCCACGCGGCCGTGGCCGAGCACGTCGTGCCGGTCGTGCAACGGCTGTACGAGGAGCGCCGGGCTCGGTTGGGGCTCGACGCGCTCCGTCCGTGGGACCTGGACGTCGATCCGCTCGGTCGAAGCCCGCTGCGGCCGTTCGAGCACGCGGGTGAGCTGGTCGAGAAGTGCGAGCGGGTCTTTGCGCGGGTGACCCCCGCCCTCGGCGAGCAGTTCCGCTTCATGGTTGAACGGGACCTGCTCGACCTGGACAGCCGCAAGGGCAAGGCCCCGGGAGGCTACCAGGCCACGATGCACGAGCGGCGCTGGCCGTTCATCTTCATGAACGCCGTGGGCCGGGACGGCGACGTCCGGACGATTGTCCACGAGGGAGGGCACGCCTTCCACGCCCTCGCCGCGCGCGAAGAACCCCTGCTGAAGTACCGGCACGCGCCGCTGGAATTCGCCGAGGTCGCCTCGATGGGTATGGAGGTGCTGGCCCTGCCCCACCTGGAGGTCTTCTACCCTGACCCCGACGACGCGCGGCGCGCCCGGCGGGACTTCTTCGAGGGGGTCGTGCGGTTGATGCCGTGGATCGCGATCGTCGACGCGTTCCAGCACTGGATCTACACGCACCCCGAGCACACCCGCGACGAACGCCGTGCGAAGTGGCTTGAGCTGTCACGTCGGTTCCGGCCGGGGATCGACTGGTCGGGCTACGAGGAGGCCGAAGCCCACGCCTGGCACGCACAGCTGCACATCTTCCTGCACCCCCTGTACTACATCGAGTACGGGATCGCCCAGCTGGGGGCGCTGCAGCTGTGGCTGGCGTCGCGCGACGACTACGCGGGGGCGGTGCGGCGCTACCGGGCCGCGCTCGCACTCGGCGGATCGCGGCCGCTGCCCGACCTGTTCGCGGCGGCGGGGCTGCGCTTTGCCATGGATGCCGGCGTCGTGGCCCCGCTGGCGGCCGCCCTGGGGGAAGAACTGCGGGAGCTGTCCTGA